The Humulus lupulus chromosome 4, drHumLupu1.1, whole genome shotgun sequence genome has a window encoding:
- the LOC133831113 gene encoding telomere repeat-binding protein 2 yields the protein MDKEGHYRKKFPNMKSQRVKAEESFAPALEDETVEHLLAEPKIENVSVDGVLHFGEENAEKCFGFDDEFSRYEYFSDTYRGGLHSNTAQQGEDELEFGVLDGLLDEVEEIEDLHAADGLASPSEDFLLDIGFPGKVCGMDYGPPCWGSLTRNVSSASPSPGFSGSSNSPVGISESSSVTIQESECKNDSLNKPENHELPALRYRRRREKPVSLEFRNPSLSDDDDDPLLSSMLINKHGRKSGDASKIGASRREKRLRKPTQRYIEEFSNKKSKHLKGQGKFSAVSAAGMKNKQLKVKSPNELHIVRSGTLSSVPEEEFPGETKIPVVPEVRARRGRPKKQISVLVTKPKEEVFTSDSDDDRVKKRKRSEKHDRRKHQRMWTITEVTKLVDGISEYGVGRWTDIKRFLFTTSAYRTPIDLRDKWRNLLRASSVQKLKKKEAEENQLHALRPLPKSLIRRVRELAKIHPYPRERGQKS from the exons ATGGATAAAGAAGGACATTATCGTAAGAAGTTTCCTAACATGAAATCCCAACGG GTGAAGGCTGAAGAATCTTTTGCTCCTGCATTAGAAGATGAAACAGTGGAGCATTTACTGGCAGAACCTAAAATCGAGAATGTTTCTGTAGATGGTGTGTTACATTTTGGTGAGGAGAATGCAGAAAAATGCTTCGGATTCGATGATGAGTTTTCACGATATGAATATTTTTCTGATACATATAGAG GTGGGTTGCATTCTAATACTGCTCAGCAAGGAGAAGATGAGTTAGAATTTGGA GTTCTTGATGGGTTGCTGGATGAAGTTGAAGAAATTGAGGATCTTCATGCAGCAGATGGTCTTGCCAGTCCAAGTGAAGATTTTCTTCTGG ATATTGGTTTTCCTGGAAAAGTTTGTGGAATGGATTATGGCCCCCCCTGTTGGGGATCACTAACAAGAAATGTAAGTTCTGCGAGTCCATCTCCAGGATTTAGCGGAAGTAGTAATAGTCCTGTTGGGATATCAGAATCATCATCTGTAACGATTCAAGAATCAGAATGCAAGAATGACTCCCTTAACAAGCCAGAAAATCACGAGTTACCAGCTCTTAGGTACAGGCGAAGGCGTGAAAAGCCAGTTTCACTTGAGTTTCGGAATCCTAGTCTGTCAGATGACGACGACGATCCTTTATTGAGTTCCATGTTAATAAATAAACATGGGAGGAAGTCAGGTGATGCAAGCAAAATTGGTGCTTCTCGTAGAGAGAAAAGACTGCGTAAGCCTACTCAGAGGTACATTGAAGAATTTTCAAATAAGAAGTCAAAACATCTCAAGGGACAAGGAAAATTTTCTGCTGTTTCTGCTGCTGGTATGAAGAACAAACAATTGAAGGTTAAATCTCCTAATGAACTTCATATAGTAAGGTCTGGAACATTGTCCTCAGTTCCTGAAGAGGAGTTTCCTGGTGAAACTAAAATTCCGGTGGTCCCTGAGGTTCGGGCTCGCAGAGGACGTCCGAAGAAGCAGATTTCAGTTTTG GTAACCAAACCAAAGGAAGAAGTCTTTACATCTGACTCTGATGATGACCGGgtgaagaaaaggaaaagatCTGAAAAGCACGATCGTAGGAAGCATCAAAGAATGTGGACTATTACAGAGGTAACCAAGTTGGTAGATGGTATTTCTGAATATGGAGTTGGACGATGGACCGACATCAAAAGATTCCTTTTTACAACATCTGCGTATCGCACACCCATAGATCTCAGG GATAAGTGGCGAAATCTTCTGAGAGCCAGCTCTGTGCAGAAACTGAAGAAGAAAGAG GCTGAAGAAAACCAGTTGCATGCCTTGCGTCCATTGCCAAAGTCTCTGATACGCCGAGTTCGTGAACTGGCTAAAATTCACCCGTATCCAAGGGAACGCGGTCAGAAATCATGA